The Streptomyces sp. NBC_01353 genome contains a region encoding:
- a CDS encoding beta-ketoacyl synthase N-terminal-like domain-containing protein: MSELDTRIAVIGLAVRVPGAEDLVDLTALLGRDGVEVGEVPPSRWARELYRGEGPHQGTHHRGGFLVDPFSFDHEAFGMTAEDAVLLDPQQRVMLEVGARALEDSGYLGVRRRLDAGVFIAARMNAYGFDQGRGTVTPGSEGPVGIPGPAALWGRSQNFMAAWLSDRFDLAGPSLVVDTACSSSLSAVWLACQSLAAGTCELALVGGVDLLIDPLTFVLLSRTGALSPDGLCHTFDSRANGYVPGEGAAALVLKPMPAALADGDLILGAISGVAVNNDGRTMGVTTPNLEAQIDLLGRAYKTIDPATVQYVEAHGTGTAIGDPIEVRALTEVFARHGVPPNSVALGSIKRRIGHLHSASGLAGLAKIIVAMREGVVPAVAVESPNPRLNLADSPFHLPDTRLPWPDAPVRRAAVSGFGFGGTNAHVVAEAAPRTDGALAGPTGAGGQPWPVHVLPLSADSPYALRELVAQWLEFLPTLADGHGELGDVCATARLARPHRTERLAVVGANADQLATALRTWLLRAGAPETGSVGSARTAVSVRPEAAAAPPAWLTALDRSTPAVHEVVGLFETATGTQLATFSGELLRISSGVALAIALRDLGLPEGAVVLPPGWGAVGDFVRGRVPLEQALADVLRSDSEPAQDVRDHGGADGHDVGARLAEARDEREVAVVLAAIAAELFQAGQDIDWAAFQQATGTSWSKRLLPAAQPRGRALNLAEPLRSAEPGAPAELVSDEGTAGYTFSRVFGPAEAPIAQHAVYRTLMLPGVAWFDFLREGAALRGEPFHGARDILFHRPLIPSGAHRVVGRVDAENRFRVEDPESGELFVTGRLAGGPSHEPPLRVPLTALLADCAGSAVHAGSGLYRWLRRIGYHHGRYYRNISWVASLPDGGTLARIEGARQREMNPPGVQLFPGLLDSVTVAAIDPANPVFGAADASAFIPLSVGRLDVLGPLDAAAYVRTEIAFWNDEACRVTQTVTDEAGTPLLVFGDMASKRVPVQAFRAGETPAVVPVAAVAPVVTPAPVVPVAPSEAVAALPQEPTSPAPTPPRPAAPTAPASRSARALTWFLALTGTSEEHTDTEFLSAGFDSVGLVTLSERISQEYGLSLYPTVFFEYPTPRQFADFLVDEAPELVDTLAAPAEQALEVAPAVAEEPAPVARTTVTSRRPETEPQEASAAPASRPRDIAVVGAAVRLPTAKNLTAFAELLAEGRDTVRPLPEGRWDKVAGPVPYASFLDRVDEFDPAPFRISAREAPLIDPQARIVYETIWEALEDGGRIGRRADGGNTGLWIAYSHDHYHEERVRYGVPEGRGLGLEAMIANRLSYLMDWHGPSGLVNTLCSSSLVAIHSALQHLRTGDIDTAVIGAVHAGISPEYFRSMGDLMALSPRHRSRAFDSTADGFVPGEGAVAVVLRRYDDARRDGDRIRGVIKGAAVNHGGRTTRYSAPSPRAQAAVITAALGDAGVSVESIGLVEAHGTGTSLGDPIEVEGLTRAWRGLTGRSQFCAIGSLKGNVGHLEPAAGLAGLVKVLLALEHGVVPPSLHVVRPNDHIRFEETPFYLADRAQVWPRGVEPRRAAVSAFGMGGVNAHVIVEEPPVLPERGTPAQDSYVVRVSAADETALRALADAYSEALADTSDQELGDFAFTANTGRAAHRLRAVVHGSDARELATGLRDVAAGQGSVSRRGGTPAPTAFMFTGQGSQYLGMGRGLYAVEPVFRAALDECAELLAGHVDVPLLDLLFGDVPGRLDRTGYAQPAIVSVQVGLVRWLESVGVRPDAVVGHSLGELSAAWAAGVLGLADLLRLTAIRGRLMESQPGQGAMAVVHADAEAVLAAITAHPGVEIAAFNAPRVVTITGPADAVTRFCRDSGLRSQPLTVSHAFHSAAMQGAVAPFVEAVAGTALSAPVIPFASTVTGDWHSAQTAADPGYWGRAIREPVRFTQAVAVLGEIGAGSVWEIGSHPQLTSLAKASWGETQPAWLSTLRRDRTDQVELHAAVTAYVNQTPADLDWAGLHQGKGRRTTTIPTYPFHRQRFWISSSPHDTTSNQKTETKRHQNHG; the protein is encoded by the coding sequence GTGAGCGAGCTCGACACCCGCATCGCCGTGATCGGCCTTGCGGTACGGGTCCCGGGCGCCGAGGACCTCGTCGATCTGACCGCCCTGCTGGGCCGCGACGGGGTCGAGGTCGGCGAGGTCCCGCCGAGCCGGTGGGCCCGCGAGCTGTACCGGGGCGAGGGGCCCCACCAGGGCACGCACCACCGCGGCGGCTTCCTGGTGGACCCGTTCTCCTTCGACCACGAGGCGTTCGGCATGACCGCCGAGGACGCCGTGCTCCTCGACCCCCAGCAGCGAGTGATGCTGGAGGTCGGCGCACGGGCCCTGGAGGACTCCGGGTACCTGGGGGTGCGCCGCCGGCTCGACGCCGGCGTGTTCATCGCCGCGCGCATGAACGCGTACGGATTCGACCAGGGCCGAGGCACGGTTACGCCCGGCTCGGAGGGCCCTGTCGGAATCCCCGGGCCGGCCGCCCTGTGGGGGCGGTCGCAGAACTTCATGGCGGCCTGGCTCTCCGACCGCTTCGACCTGGCGGGCCCGAGCCTGGTGGTCGACACCGCCTGCTCGTCCTCGCTGTCGGCGGTCTGGCTCGCCTGCCAGAGCCTCGCGGCCGGGACCTGTGAGCTCGCCCTGGTCGGCGGGGTCGACCTGCTGATCGACCCGCTGACGTTCGTACTCCTCTCCCGCACCGGGGCGCTCTCCCCGGACGGGCTGTGCCACACCTTCGACAGCAGGGCCAACGGCTATGTGCCCGGGGAGGGAGCCGCCGCCCTGGTGCTGAAGCCGATGCCGGCGGCGCTGGCCGACGGCGACCTGATACTCGGAGCCATCAGCGGGGTCGCGGTCAACAACGACGGCCGCACCATGGGTGTCACCACACCGAACCTGGAAGCCCAGATCGACCTGCTGGGCAGGGCGTACAAGACCATCGACCCGGCGACCGTCCAGTACGTCGAGGCACATGGCACCGGCACCGCCATCGGCGACCCGATCGAAGTGCGGGCGCTCACCGAGGTGTTCGCCCGGCACGGTGTGCCCCCGAACTCCGTCGCCCTCGGCTCGATCAAGCGCCGGATCGGCCATCTGCACTCGGCGTCGGGTCTTGCCGGGCTCGCGAAGATCATCGTGGCGATGCGCGAGGGCGTCGTCCCGGCCGTGGCGGTGGAGTCGCCCAACCCGCGGCTCAACCTCGCCGACAGCCCCTTCCACCTGCCCGACACCCGCCTCCCCTGGCCGGACGCTCCGGTGCGCCGGGCCGCCGTGAGCGGATTCGGCTTCGGTGGCACCAACGCCCATGTGGTGGCCGAGGCCGCTCCCCGCACGGACGGCGCCCTTGCCGGGCCGACGGGGGCCGGCGGGCAGCCGTGGCCGGTCCATGTGCTGCCGCTGTCCGCCGACAGCCCGTACGCGCTGAGGGAACTGGTCGCCCAGTGGCTGGAGTTCCTGCCGACCCTGGCGGACGGGCACGGCGAGCTCGGCGACGTGTGCGCCACGGCCCGCCTGGCCCGGCCGCACCGTACCGAGCGGCTGGCCGTCGTCGGGGCGAACGCGGATCAACTGGCCACCGCCCTGCGCACATGGCTCCTGCGGGCCGGCGCACCGGAGACCGGCAGCGTCGGCAGCGCCCGTACCGCCGTGTCCGTACGTCCCGAGGCGGCTGCGGCCCCGCCCGCGTGGCTGACGGCCCTCGACCGCTCCACGCCGGCCGTTCACGAGGTCGTCGGCCTGTTCGAAACGGCCACCGGCACCCAACTGGCCACGTTCTCGGGCGAGTTGCTGCGGATCTCGTCCGGCGTCGCCCTCGCGATCGCGCTGCGCGACCTGGGGCTGCCCGAAGGCGCGGTGGTCCTGCCTCCGGGTTGGGGGGCGGTCGGGGACTTCGTACGAGGACGCGTCCCGCTGGAGCAGGCGCTGGCCGACGTCCTGCGGAGCGACAGCGAGCCCGCGCAGGACGTGCGGGACCACGGCGGTGCCGACGGTCACGACGTCGGCGCACGGCTGGCCGAAGCCCGCGACGAGCGGGAGGTCGCCGTGGTGCTCGCCGCGATCGCCGCCGAGCTCTTCCAAGCGGGGCAGGACATCGACTGGGCGGCGTTCCAGCAGGCCACGGGCACCTCGTGGAGCAAGCGCCTGCTGCCCGCCGCCCAACCGCGCGGCCGCGCCCTCAACCTGGCCGAGCCCCTGCGTTCGGCCGAGCCCGGGGCGCCCGCGGAGCTGGTGTCGGACGAGGGGACGGCCGGATACACGTTCTCCCGTGTGTTCGGTCCTGCCGAGGCACCCATCGCCCAGCACGCGGTGTACCGCACGCTCATGCTCCCGGGCGTGGCGTGGTTCGACTTCCTGCGCGAAGGTGCCGCACTGCGCGGCGAACCCTTCCACGGGGCGCGGGACATCCTCTTCCACCGCCCGCTCATCCCGTCCGGCGCCCACCGGGTCGTCGGCCGGGTCGACGCGGAGAACCGGTTCAGGGTGGAGGACCCCGAGAGCGGGGAACTCTTCGTCACCGGCCGACTCGCCGGCGGGCCCTCGCACGAGCCGCCGCTTCGCGTACCTCTGACCGCACTGCTGGCCGACTGCGCCGGCTCCGCCGTGCATGCGGGTTCGGGCCTCTACCGGTGGCTGCGGCGGATCGGCTACCACCACGGCCGCTACTACCGGAACATCTCCTGGGTCGCGAGCCTGCCGGACGGCGGCACCCTCGCCCGTATCGAAGGCGCCCGGCAGCGGGAGATGAACCCGCCCGGCGTGCAGCTGTTCCCCGGGCTCCTGGACAGCGTGACCGTCGCGGCGATCGACCCGGCCAACCCGGTGTTCGGCGCGGCGGACGCGTCCGCCTTCATCCCGCTCTCGGTGGGCCGGCTGGACGTCCTCGGGCCGCTGGACGCCGCCGCCTACGTGCGGACGGAGATCGCGTTCTGGAACGACGAAGCCTGCCGGGTGACCCAGACCGTGACCGATGAGGCGGGGACGCCGCTGCTGGTCTTCGGCGACATGGCGTCGAAGCGGGTTCCCGTCCAGGCGTTCCGGGCGGGGGAGACGCCGGCAGTGGTGCCTGTTGCGGCGGTTGCGCCGGTAGTGACGCCCGCGCCGGTCGTGCCTGTAGCGCCGTCCGAGGCCGTCGCCGCGCTGCCGCAGGAGCCGACTTCGCCCGCACCGACACCACCTCGTCCCGCGGCCCCGACGGCCCCCGCCTCACGGTCGGCACGGGCGCTCACCTGGTTCCTTGCGTTGACGGGCACCTCCGAGGAGCACACCGATACGGAGTTCCTGTCCGCCGGGTTCGACTCGGTGGGTCTGGTGACGCTGAGCGAGCGCATCTCTCAGGAGTACGGACTGTCCCTCTACCCGACGGTGTTCTTCGAGTACCCGACCCCTCGGCAGTTCGCCGACTTCCTGGTGGACGAGGCACCGGAGCTCGTCGACACGCTGGCGGCCCCGGCCGAACAGGCCTTGGAGGTCGCCCCGGCTGTGGCGGAGGAACCCGCACCCGTGGCGCGGACAACCGTCACGTCACGAAGGCCCGAGACCGAACCCCAGGAGGCTTCAGCCGCCCCGGCATCACGACCGCGTGACATCGCCGTCGTGGGTGCGGCGGTCAGGTTGCCCACCGCGAAGAATCTGACCGCCTTCGCCGAGCTGCTCGCCGAAGGACGGGACACGGTCCGCCCGTTGCCCGAGGGCCGTTGGGACAAGGTGGCCGGGCCGGTTCCGTACGCTTCGTTCCTCGACCGCGTGGACGAGTTCGACCCGGCCCCCTTCCGGATCTCGGCCCGCGAAGCTCCCCTGATCGATCCGCAGGCGCGGATCGTGTACGAGACGATCTGGGAGGCCCTGGAGGACGGCGGCCGGATCGGCAGGCGGGCCGACGGCGGCAACACCGGTCTGTGGATCGCGTACAGCCACGACCACTACCACGAGGAGCGGGTGCGCTACGGCGTACCCGAAGGGCGTGGCCTCGGTCTCGAGGCGATGATCGCGAACCGGCTGTCGTACCTGATGGACTGGCACGGCCCCAGCGGCCTGGTCAACACCCTCTGCTCGTCGTCCCTGGTCGCCATCCACTCGGCGCTGCAGCACCTGCGCACCGGTGACATCGACACGGCGGTCATCGGGGCCGTGCACGCCGGCATCAGCCCGGAGTACTTCCGGTCGATGGGGGACCTGATGGCCCTGTCGCCCCGGCACCGCAGCCGGGCCTTCGACAGCACCGCCGACGGCTTCGTCCCGGGAGAGGGAGCCGTGGCCGTGGTGTTGCGGCGGTACGACGACGCCCGGCGGGACGGTGATCGGATCCGGGGTGTGATCAAGGGAGCCGCCGTCAACCACGGCGGACGCACCACCCGCTACTCCGCACCCAGCCCGCGCGCCCAAGCGGCTGTCATCACGGCGGCGTTGGGTGATGCGGGGGTGTCGGTTGAGTCGATTGGGTTGGTGGAGGCTCATGGGACGGGGACGTCTTTGGGTGATCCGATTGAGGTTGAGGGTCTGACGCGGGCGTGGCGTGGGCTCACCGGCAGGTCGCAGTTTTGTGCGATTGGTTCGTTGAAGGGGAATGTCGGTCATTTGGAGCCGGCGGCGGGGTTGGCGGGGCTGGTGAAGGTCCTGTTGGCGTTGGAGCATGGGGTGGTTCCGCCGTCGTTGCATGTGGTGCGGCCGAATGATCACATTCGGTTTGAGGAGACGCCGTTCTATCTGGCGGATCGTGCGCAGGTGTGGCCTCGGGGTGTGGAGCCTCGGCGTGCTGCGGTGAGTGCGTTCGGCATGGGTGGGGTGAATGCTCATGTGATCGTGGAGGAACCGCCCGTACTGCCGGAGCGGGGGACGCCGGCGCAGGACTCGTATGTCGTGCGGGTGAGTGCGGCGGACGAGACGGCACTGCGAGCCCTCGCCGACGCCTACTCCGAAGCCCTGGCCGACACATCCGACCAAGAGTTGGGCGACTTCGCCTTCACGGCGAACACCGGCCGAGCCGCCCACCGCCTGCGTGCCGTCGTGCATGGCAGCGACGCTCGTGAACTGGCTACTGGTTTGAGGGATGTTGCCGCAGGTCAGGGCTCTGTGTCCCGGCGGGGTGGTACCCCCGCGCCGACCGCCTTCATGTTCACGGGGCAGGGTTCGCAGTATCTGGGTATGGGCCGTGGTTTGTATGCGGTGGAGCCGGTGTTCCGGGCTGCGTTGGACGAGTGTGCCGAGCTGTTGGCGGGGCATGTGGATGTGCCGTTGCTGGATCTGCTGTTCGGTGATGTGCCGGGTCGGCTGGATCGGACGGGGTATGCGCAGCCGGCCATCGTGAGTGTCCAGGTGGGCCTGGTGCGCTGGCTGGAGTCGGTGGGCGTTCGCCCGGATGCTGTGGTGGGTCACAGTCTGGGTGAGCTGTCGGCCGCTTGGGCGGCCGGTGTGCTGGGGCTGGCGGATCTGCTGCGTCTGACGGCGATTCGTGGCCGGTTGATGGAGTCGCAGCCCGGTCAGGGTGCGATGGCGGTGGTTCATGCGGATGCCGAGGCAGTCCTTGCTGCGATCACGGCCCATCCGGGGGTGGAGATCGCCGCGTTCAACGCGCCCCGTGTCGTGACGATTACCGGTCCGGCCGATGCCGTCACCCGGTTCTGTCGGGACTCCGGACTTCGGTCGCAGCCGCTGACGGTCAGTCATGCCTTCCATTCGGCGGCGATGCAGGGTGCGGTCGCGCCCTTCGTCGAGGCGGTGGCCGGTACGGCACTGTCGGCTCCGGTGATTCCGTTCGCGTCGACCGTGACCGGCGACTGGCATTCCGCCCAGACGGCTGCCGACCCGGGCTACTGGGGTCGAGCGATCCGTGAGCCCGTGCGCTTCACCCAGGCCGTGGCCGTGCTCGGAGAGATCGGTGCGGGATCGGTGTGGGAGATCGGCTCGCACCCCCAGCTGACCTCGCTCGCCAAGGCGTCGTGGGGCGAGACACAGCCGGCATGGCTCAGCACCCTGCGGCGAGATCGGACCGATCAGGTCGAGTTGCACGCGGCGGTGACCGCGTATGTCAACCAGACCCCTGCCGATCTGGACTGGGCCGGTCTGCATCAGGGCAAGGGCCGGCGCACCACCACCATCCCCACCTACCCCTTCCACCGACAGCGGTTCTGGATCTCCTCCAGCCCGCACGACACCACGTCGAACCAGAAGACCGAGACGAAGAGGCACCAGAACCATGGCTAG